From Mumia sp. ZJ1417:
CGTCGCCGACCTCGCTCGGGATGATCCAGAGCTTGTTGGCGTCGCCCTGGGCGATCTCGGGGAGCATCTGAAGGTATTGGTAGGCCAGCAGCGACTGGTCGGGCTGGCCGTCGTGGATCGCCTGGAAGACGGTCGAGATCGCCTGCGCCTCGCCCTGCGCGGTGAGGATCTGCGACTCGCGCTTGGCCTGGGCGCTGAGGATCTGGGCCTCGCGGTCACCCTCGGCCCGAAGGATCTGCGACTGCTTCTCGCCCTCGGCGGTGAGGATCGCGGCCTGACGGCTGCCCTCGGCCTGAAGGATCGCGGCGCGCTTGTCGCGGTCGGCGCGCATCTGCTTCTCCATCGAGTCCTTGATGGACGGCGGCGGGTCGACACCCTTGAGCTCGACACGGTTGACGCGGATGCCCCACTTGCCGGTGGCCTCGTCGAGCACCCCGCGCAGCTTGGTGTTGATCTCGTCGCGGCTGGTGAGCGTCTGCTCGAGCGTCATGCCGCCGATGATGTTGCGCAGCGTCGTCATCGTCAGCTGCTCGATCGCCTGGATGTAGTTGGAGATCTCGTACGTGGCGGCGATCGGGTTGGTCACCTGGAAGTAGATGACGGTGTCGATCGAGACGACCAGGTTGTCCTCGGTGATCACCGGCTGCGGCGGGAACGACACGACCTGCTCGCGGAGGTCGATCTTGAACGAGACCTTGTCGACGAACGGGGTGATGACGTTGAGGCCCGCGTTGAGCGTCGTCTTGTACTTGCCGAAGCGCTCGACGATCCCCGCACGTGCCTGCGGGACGATCTGGATCGACTTGGCGAGGACGACGACGACGGCGATCGCGAGAAGGACCAGGATGATCAGGACGGCCATGGGGCTCCTCGAGCTTCGGAGACGATGCCCCGGACACTAGCGCACGACCCGCCCATTCCCGAACCCGCTCCCGGGTCACTCCTCCGGGTACACCACCGCGGTCGCGCCGTCGATCTCGAACACCGCGACGCGGGTGCCTTCCTCGATCGTCACGCCTGGGTCGAACGCACGCGCCGACCACGTCTCTCCCCCGAGCTTGACCTGCCCCTGCGTCGCGTCGACGGTGCTCAGCGCGACCCCGGACGCGCCGACAAGCGCCTTCGTCCCGGTCTTGAGGTCCGGGCCGGTGTGCAGCCGTTTGACCATCGACGGACGCGCGAGCAGCAGCATCGCGAGCGAGACCGCGATCGCGATGACCGCGCTCACCGCCACCGATGCTCCCAGCGCCGCCGTGCCCGCACCGGCGAACGCACCGACCGCGAGCATGAGGAGCACGAGGTCGAGGCTCAGCAGCTCAGCGGTCGCGAGCAGCAGCCCTAGCCCGAGCCAGCCCGCCCAGGCGTTGTCCCCGAGCCACTCCCAGAAGCCGTTCATGACGGCGACTCTAGGGGACGCGAGGGGCGTACGAGGTCAGCGTGGCGCGCGACGTGCCGCGTAACGACCGTCGCGCTCCTCGAGGATCAGCGGCATGTGGAACGTGATCGCGAGGTTCTGGGCGGTGAGGGTCTCGGCGATCGCCCCCTTGGCGGTGACCTTGCCGTCACGCAGCATCAGCACGTGGGTGAAGCCCGGGGGGACCTCCTCCACGTGGTGCGAGACCAGCACGAGCACCGGCGCCTCGGGGTCACGCGCGAGCTTGCCGAGGTTGGAGACGAGATCCTCGCGGCCACCGAGGTCGAGACCCGCGGCCGGCTCGTCGAGGAGCAGCAGCTCAGGATCGGTCATCAGCGCGCGCGAGATCAGGACGCGCTTGCGCTCGCCCTCGCTGAGCGTGCCGAAGGTCCGGTCGACGAGTCGCTCGACCCCCATCAGCCGCAGGATCAGCAGTGCGCGCGCCTCGTCGAACTCCTCGTACTCCTCGCGCCAGCGGCCTGTCACCCCGTACGAAGCGGTGATAACGACGTCGAGGACCCGCTCGGACTTGGGGATGCGCTCGGCGACGGCGGCGCTCGTGTAGCCGATGCGCGGCCGCAGCTCGAAGACGTCGACCGCGCCGAGGATCTCCCCGAGGACGGTCACCGTCCCCTCGCTCGGATGCATCTGGGTCGACGCGAGCTGCATCAACGTGGTCTTGCCAGCGCCGTTGGGTCCGAGGAGGACCCAGCGTTCTCCCTCGCTCACGGTCCAGCTGACGTCGTCGAGCAAAGTGTGGGTGCCGCGTCGTACGGTGACGTCGGCGAGCTCGAGCACGGGCGCCATGCACTACTCCTGCACGTTGGGGTGGGCGCCCCCAACCTACGGCACCCAAAGGGCGACCGCCTGACGCGGGTTGTCCCTCGACGTCCTAGGCTCGTCGTCGTGCCCACGTTGTCCCGTTCCGCACGCTGGGTCTGCTGGTTCAACGCCTGGCTCGCGGGTGCCGCACCGCTCGAGACCGCCGTCGACGCCGTCCGCGCAGACGACGCGGCGCACCATGTCCTCGGCACGCCCAGCGGCGCGCCCGCCGACCCTCCGCCACCCGAGCCGCTCCTGCTCGCCTGGGGTGCGCTGCGCCGCGCCGGAGCGACCGGGGCGAGCCTCGCCCTCCCCGAGCCCGGCGACCCGTACGGTCTCGCGGGGCCGGCGGCGTTCACGGCCGCGGCGACCGACGCAGGCGAGGCGGTGATGGTCGACGGCACGGGCATCGGGCTCGTTCCGGAGGTGATCGGGAGCGGGGTCTTCTGGCACCGGTACGAGGCCAACCCCGCCCCCCACGGCACAGGGCTCGCCGAAGCGTCGCGCGACCTCCGGACCGAGCTGGCCGTCACCGCCGACGAGCTCCTCGACCTCGATGTCGCTCGCTGGCAGCCGGAGGTCCGCGAGGCGCTCTCAGGTATCCGCGGCACCACCGAGCCGCTCCTCGCGCCGGGCTACGCACCACGTGCCGAGGAGCTCGCGGCCACCGCCCAGCGTTGCCTGGCCATCGCCGACCTCGCGACCGCGACCGAGTCCGGGGCCGTCACCGCGTGGGAGGTCGACGCCCGCGGTACGCACCTGCGCAGCCTCGCCCGAACGGCACGGCACGCGCTGGTCGCCGCCTGCAACGCCGGTCGGCCCCGATAACCTCGGAGCCGTGAACGAGCCCGTCACCACCCCGACCGCACCGCTCGACGGCCCCACCGTCTCCGTGACACTGCTGGGGCGTGACCACGCCGGTGTGACCGCGCGGCTGTTCGAGGCGTTCGCGACGTATGACGTCGAGGTGATCGACGTCGAGCAGATCGTGCTACGCGGACGCCTCGTCCTCGCGGTGCTGCTCACGGCCCCGCTCGACCGCGCGGGGTTCGAGCGGACGCTCTCCGCCGTGGCCGACGAGCTCGGGATGGAGCTCGACCTCGCGTACGGGCAGGGCGACAACCGGGGCCGCCGGCGCGGGCGCAGCCACGTCACCGTCCTCGGCGCCCCCCTCCTGCCGGCGGCGTTCGCCGCGGTCACCGCACAGGTCGCTGCCGCCGGCGGCAACATCGACCGGATCGTCCGGATGGCGCGCTACCCCGTGACCGCGATCGACCTCGACGTCTCCGGCGCCGAGCCCGAGGCGCTCCGGCGCGCGCTGGCCCTCGAGGCGGCGCGCCAGAACGTCGACGTCGCCGTGCAGCCGCTCGGCATCCACCAGCACGCCCAGCGGCTGGTCGTCATGGACGTCGACTCCACGCTCATCCAGGGCGAGGTGATCGAGATGATCGCCGCGCACGCCGGGTACGAGGCGGAGGTCGCCGAGGTGACCGCGGCGGCGATGCGCGGCGAGCTCGACTTCGCGGACTCGCTCGCGCAGCGGGTCGCACTCCTCGGAGGAGTCGACGCCAGCGCGCTCGACCAGGTGTACGGGGCGATCCAGCTCGCGCCCGGCGCCCGCACGATGATCCGGACGCTCAAGCGGCTCGGCTACCGCTTTGCGCTGGTCTCCGGTGGCTTCACGCAGATCATCGACAAGCTCGCCGCCGACCTCGGCATCGACTACTGGGCGGCCAACACGCTGGAGGTGGCCGACGGGAAGCTGACGGGCCGCGTCACGGGGCCCGTGGTCGACCGCGCGGGCAAGGCAGCGGCGCTGCGCCGGTTCGCCGACGCCGCCGGCATCTCGCTCGCCAACACGGTCGCGATCGGCGACGGCGCCAACGACCTCGACATGCTCGAGGCCGCAGGGCTCGGGATCGCGTTCAACGCCAAGCCCGCCGTACGGGATGCCGCTGACACCTCGTTGTCCGTCCCGTACCTCGACGCG
This genomic window contains:
- a CDS encoding SPFH domain-containing protein, producing MAVLIILVLLAIAVVVVLAKSIQIVPQARAGIVERFGKYKTTLNAGLNVITPFVDKVSFKIDLREQVVSFPPQPVITEDNLVVSIDTVIYFQVTNPIAATYEISNYIQAIEQLTMTTLRNIIGGMTLEQTLTSRDEINTKLRGVLDEATGKWGIRVNRVELKGVDPPPSIKDSMEKQMRADRDKRAAILQAEGSRQAAILTAEGEKQSQILRAEGDREAQILSAQAKRESQILTAQGEAQAISTVFQAIHDGQPDQSLLAYQYLQMLPEIAQGDANKLWIIPSEVGDALKGLGAAVGQIPAMSEGPRRRVSYDEAPAAEIVEPDLSAAHRAVDEALEAAKAAATPEVQRAVPPAQEQRAGEEPVEAWEDDTTEIWEEPPGSQG
- a CDS encoding NfeD family protein translates to MNGFWEWLGDNAWAGWLGLGLLLATAELLSLDLVLLMLAVGAFAGAGTAALGASVAVSAVIAIAVSLAMLLLARPSMVKRLHTGPDLKTGTKALVGASGVALSTVDATQGQVKLGGETWSARAFDPGVTIEEGTRVAVFEIDGATAVVYPEE
- a CDS encoding ABC transporter ATP-binding protein; amino-acid sequence: MAPVLELADVTVRRGTHTLLDDVSWTVSEGERWVLLGPNGAGKTTLMQLASTQMHPSEGTVTVLGEILGAVDVFELRPRIGYTSAAVAERIPKSERVLDVVITASYGVTGRWREEYEEFDEARALLILRLMGVERLVDRTFGTLSEGERKRVLISRALMTDPELLLLDEPAAGLDLGGREDLVSNLGKLARDPEAPVLVLVSHHVEEVPPGFTHVLMLRDGKVTAKGAIAETLTAQNLAITFHMPLILEERDGRYAARRAPR
- the serB gene encoding phosphoserine phosphatase SerB, with product MNEPVTTPTAPLDGPTVSVTLLGRDHAGVTARLFEAFATYDVEVIDVEQIVLRGRLVLAVLLTAPLDRAGFERTLSAVADELGMELDLAYGQGDNRGRRRGRSHVTVLGAPLLPAAFAAVTAQVAAAGGNIDRIVRMARYPVTAIDLDVSGAEPEALRRALALEAARQNVDVAVQPLGIHQHAQRLVVMDVDSTLIQGEVIEMIAAHAGYEAEVAEVTAAAMRGELDFADSLAQRVALLGGVDASALDQVYGAIQLAPGARTMIRTLKRLGYRFALVSGGFTQIIDKLAADLGIDYWAANTLEVADGKLTGRVTGPVVDRAGKAAALRRFADAAGISLANTVAIGDGANDLDMLEAAGLGIAFNAKPAVRDAADTSLSVPYLDAIVFLLGITREEVEAADALA